A section of the Methanoregula formicica SMSP genome encodes:
- a CDS encoding DUF2179 domain-containing protein, translated as MADMVALVFSIPVLILVARVVEAALETLRTIYVSKGHANLSACVGIVKTGIWLISTGLVITNLNDYWNLFAYLAGYGIGTLLGMQIENMISIGHVIVRLITPGDPQPVIANLATLGYGMTRIEGQGSFSTVTIIFMIVPRTELGRLLSVISKEYPDILYTIEDVRTIKDGARIFYKDPRRRILGFFGL; from the coding sequence ATGGCTGATATGGTTGCGCTGGTCTTCTCTATTCCTGTCCTTATTCTGGTCGCACGGGTTGTCGAAGCGGCGCTCGAGACCCTGCGCACCATCTATGTCAGCAAAGGTCATGCAAACCTTTCTGCCTGTGTCGGTATCGTCAAGACCGGGATCTGGCTGATCTCCACCGGCCTTGTCATAACCAACCTGAACGACTACTGGAACCTCTTTGCGTATCTTGCCGGGTATGGCATTGGCACGCTCCTTGGTATGCAGATCGAGAACATGATCTCGATTGGCCATGTCATCGTCCGGCTCATAACCCCGGGAGATCCCCAGCCGGTTATCGCCAACCTTGCTACCCTCGGGTACGGGATGACCCGGATCGAGGGGCAGGGCAGTTTTTCAACGGTCACCATTATCTTCATGATCGTCCCGAGGACTGAACTGGGGAGGCTGCTGAGCGTTATCTCAAAAGAGTATCCCGATATCCTCTATACCATTGAAGATGTCCGGACCATCAAGGATGGCGCACGGATCTTCTACAAAGATCCCCGGCGCAGGATCCTTGGATTTTTCGGGCTCTGA
- a CDS encoding PEGA domain-containing protein: protein MADTASEEGGQGWYVIHCNVEWAKVYLDDKYVGETALGALTVQVPAGSSYKTIRVQKNGYATFTDSLVKSPLQDEIVHVYTAISPLPETTESSVGGDMGWYVVHCNIEGATVFFDGLNKGEITRGVVYVPVYSTGTPYLEYTVKKDGYITYTGSVPTIPGKGETYDLYATLNPTTTPSPGATIGGDIGYYKVNCNVNGAMVLFDTEEKGKIEQGNLLVQVYVTGTPYKTFTVSKSGYVPYTGTIERYPVKGETVNLYATLATDLSAPSSFETTSVEKSSLLVWATTIALIIAAIAVSRAQK from the coding sequence ATGGCCGATACAGCATCCGAAGAAGGCGGTCAGGGATGGTATGTCATTCACTGCAATGTTGAGTGGGCCAAGGTCTATCTCGATGACAAATATGTCGGTGAGACTGCCCTGGGGGCCCTGACGGTGCAGGTGCCTGCAGGCTCGAGTTACAAGACAATCCGCGTCCAGAAGAACGGGTATGCAACGTTCACCGATTCTCTCGTGAAATCGCCGTTGCAGGATGAGATTGTGCACGTGTACACAGCCATCAGCCCGCTCCCGGAAACAACCGAGAGCTCCGTTGGAGGAGATATGGGCTGGTATGTGGTTCACTGTAATATCGAGGGTGCGACCGTCTTTTTTGACGGATTGAACAAGGGGGAGATTACGCGGGGTGTTGTCTATGTTCCGGTATATAGTACCGGGACGCCGTACTTGGAATACACCGTCAAGAAAGACGGCTATATCACCTATACCGGATCGGTCCCCACCATTCCCGGGAAAGGCGAGACCTATGACCTCTACGCCACGCTCAACCCGACCACAACCCCGTCCCCCGGTGCGACAATTGGCGGGGATATCGGGTACTACAAGGTGAATTGTAATGTCAATGGTGCTATGGTGCTGTTCGATACGGAAGAGAAAGGGAAGATTGAACAGGGCAACCTCCTTGTGCAGGTCTATGTTACCGGTACGCCGTATAAAACGTTCACCGTCAGCAAGAGCGGATATGTTCCCTACACGGGGACAATCGAACGGTATCCCGTGAAAGGTGAGACCGTCAACCTGTATGCAACGCTGGCAACCGACCTTTCGGCACCGTCATCATTCGAAACAACGTCGGTCGAAAAGTCATCTCTTCTCGTCTGGGCCACCACGATTGCGCTGATCATTGCCGCGATTGCGGTGTCACGGGCCCAAAAATAA
- a CDS encoding isocitrate/isopropylmalate dehydrogenase family protein, which translates to MTKIAVVEGDGIGHEVIPVARKILETLHPEFEYFPVEVGYGKWEQTGCPCADQQITELKTADAVLFGAVTTPPMKDYQSVVLRIRKALDLYANLRPVRGDGFDIMIVRENTEGLYSGIEEFSPDRATTLRVVTRAGSERIVRSAIRLVHQRKGHLTIGHKANVLKSDVLFRDICNSEAQKAGIECNDRFIDALALDLLQHPAAYDVVVTTNIFGDILSDVASFLVGGLGLAPSANIGDRYALFEPVHGSAPDIAGKNIANPIAAIRSAAMLLEYLGDSSGAARIESSINRALDQEGIRTRDLGGSAGTREFGDAVIREICGE; encoded by the coding sequence ATGACAAAGATCGCCGTTGTTGAAGGGGATGGGATCGGGCACGAGGTCATCCCGGTCGCCCGCAAAATTCTCGAAACCCTGCATCCCGAGTTTGAGTACTTTCCTGTCGAAGTGGGGTACGGGAAATGGGAGCAGACCGGTTGTCCCTGCGCCGACCAGCAGATAACCGAACTCAAAACTGCAGATGCGGTCCTGTTCGGGGCAGTGACCACACCCCCCATGAAAGACTACCAGAGTGTTGTCCTGCGGATCAGGAAGGCACTCGATCTGTACGCGAACCTGCGCCCGGTGAGAGGCGATGGGTTTGATATCATGATTGTCCGGGAAAATACCGAAGGCCTCTACTCCGGGATCGAAGAGTTCTCCCCCGACCGTGCAACAACGCTCCGGGTCGTGACCCGGGCTGGCAGCGAGCGGATTGTACGGTCAGCAATCCGGCTCGTTCACCAGCGAAAGGGGCACCTGACAATCGGCCACAAGGCAAACGTCCTCAAGTCAGACGTCCTCTTCCGCGATATCTGCAACAGCGAAGCGCAAAAAGCCGGTATTGAATGTAATGACCGGTTCATCGATGCCCTTGCGCTTGACCTCCTCCAGCACCCGGCTGCCTATGACGTGGTCGTGACAACCAATATCTTTGGTGATATCCTCTCGGATGTTGCCTCGTTTCTTGTCGGGGGTCTTGGGCTCGCACCGAGTGCGAATATCGGTGATCGCTATGCCCTCTTTGAACCCGTTCACGGGAGTGCACCGGATATTGCAGGAAAGAACATCGCGAACCCGATTGCTGCGATAAGAAGTGCCGCAATGCTCCTTGAATACCTGGGTGACTCAAGCGGGGCTGCCCGCATAGAGAGCTCGATTAACCGGGCACTCGATCAGGAGGGGATACGCACCCGAGACCTCGGTGGTTCTGCCGGCACGCGGGAGTTTGGGGATGCCGTCATCCGCGAGATCTGCGGTGAATAA
- the msrB gene encoding peptide-methionine (R)-S-oxide reductase MsrB encodes MHSPVEKEGTIPIFNVWTSVVEYLPPVIRSDDEWRKLLSPEQFEVVRKKGTEYAFTGKYHACKEPGIYACACCGTDLFDAKVKFDSGTGWPSFFSPVSELNVQTRPDLSGGMARIEVLCARCHAHLGHVFDDGRAPTGKRYCMNSAALILKKL; translated from the coding sequence ATGCATTCTCCTGTGGAAAAAGAGGGTACGATACCAATCTTCAATGTCTGGACCAGTGTTGTCGAATACCTCCCCCCGGTGATCAGGTCTGATGATGAGTGGAGGAAGCTCCTCTCTCCTGAACAGTTCGAAGTGGTGAGAAAGAAAGGGACCGAATATGCGTTCACCGGAAAATACCATGCCTGTAAAGAACCGGGGATCTATGCCTGTGCCTGTTGCGGGACCGATCTGTTTGATGCGAAAGTGAAATTCGATTCCGGTACCGGCTGGCCGAGCTTTTTCTCTCCTGTATCGGAACTGAATGTACAAACCCGCCCGGACCTGTCAGGAGGCATGGCCCGGATCGAAGTCCTCTGTGCCCGGTGTCATGCTCATCTCGGACATGTATTCGATGATGGGCGGGCCCCCACCGGAAAACGCTACTGCATGAACTCGGCTGCGCTGATCCTGAAGAAACTGTAA
- a CDS encoding ABC transporter ATP-binding protein has protein sequence MTSHDSGHEVIRIDHLVKVFVNKHKSVTAVDDVSFSVARGEIFGLLGPNGAGKSTLIRILTTLLAPTSGTAVLDQYDITKQPEKVRSIIGVCPQNSTLDMELTAYDNLDFYGKLVDVPEDILDKRIWELLEMTNLSDRAYMRAGTFSGGMRRKLEIVRAFIHRPLILFLDEPTIGLDPEARREVWQQIEELNREETTIILTTHYMEEAEKLCNRIAFIDRGRLIALDTLENLKKMVPEGDLITIGLDATDDRILPLIRANPLVSAAEINNSVLILSAKEGSRVLPALVTLFEQYSLPMNSISIHSPSLEDIFIYLTGSALSADSGDAGGVKGGRRFP, from the coding sequence ATGACATCCCATGATTCCGGACACGAAGTGATCCGCATCGACCACCTTGTGAAGGTCTTTGTGAACAAACACAAGTCCGTCACAGCCGTGGATGATGTCTCCTTCTCCGTTGCACGCGGGGAGATCTTCGGTCTCCTCGGCCCGAATGGTGCCGGAAAGAGCACCCTGATCCGGATCCTGACCACGCTTCTTGCACCCACCTCCGGGACTGCGGTTCTCGATCAGTACGATATCACAAAGCAGCCGGAAAAAGTCCGCAGCATCATCGGCGTATGCCCCCAGAACAGCACGCTCGACATGGAACTGACCGCATACGACAATCTCGATTTTTACGGGAAACTTGTCGATGTCCCCGAGGACATTCTCGACAAACGGATCTGGGAACTTCTCGAAATGACCAATCTTTCCGACCGGGCATACATGAGGGCGGGCACGTTCTCAGGAGGGATGCGCAGGAAACTTGAGATTGTCAGGGCATTTATCCACCGGCCGCTCATCCTCTTCCTTGACGAACCCACCATCGGTCTCGACCCGGAAGCCCGCCGTGAAGTCTGGCAGCAGATTGAAGAATTAAACCGGGAAGAGACCACCATCATCCTCACCACTCACTATATGGAAGAGGCAGAGAAACTCTGCAACCGGATCGCCTTCATCGACAGGGGGCGCCTGATTGCTCTCGACACCCTGGAGAACTTAAAAAAGATGGTCCCCGAAGGGGATCTCATCACAATCGGGCTCGATGCAACGGATGACCGGATCCTGCCGTTGATCCGGGCCAATCCGCTGGTCAGTGCCGCAGAGATCAACAACAGCGTCCTTATCCTCTCTGCGAAGGAGGGGAGCAGGGTCCTTCCCGCGCTTGTTACCCTTTTTGAACAGTATTCCCTCCCGATGAACTCGATCTCAATCCATTCGCCCTCCCTTGAGGATATCTTCATCTATCTCACCGGGAGTGCCCTGAGTGCCGACAGCGGGGATGCCGGGGGCGTAAAAGGCGGGAGGAGGTTCCCATGA
- a CDS encoding ABC transporter permease: MIRGAIAIFNRDFKKFLSNPFVVIMTLMMPIMYLVIFGNAMGGTISHIPVAVVQEGPPYTPTTLFTDMSYELNHITQKDDPKLIDVRSYNDEIAAKEDLTKGRVSAVVVVPSDISNDHAVRLYVDSSDSVTPALVESAVMKVLARLHADNPVMVNKIYGDIRYIQFFGVGVIMMAIFTSTMFGGGIALIRDREAGIHEGYLVTPVQRTSIIAGIISSGTIRAFIAGFAIFFIDILITGIVIHSIGQFLLAMLVILIACIGVTSLVVSFASRFSAQQEYASVVAFLNLILFMTSGAFYPVIGMPDWLRWVTVINPEYYGVDALRGIILRGQGIDVIGIDLIALLLFSGAMFILGIATYRRTLE; this comes from the coding sequence ATGATCCGCGGGGCAATCGCCATCTTCAACAGGGATTTCAAGAAATTCTTAAGCAATCCCTTTGTCGTCATCATGACCCTCATGATGCCGATCATGTACCTGGTGATCTTTGGCAACGCAATGGGGGGGACCATCAGCCACATCCCCGTGGCAGTTGTCCAGGAAGGCCCGCCCTACACCCCGACAACCCTGTTTACGGACATGAGCTACGAGCTCAACCATATTACCCAGAAAGACGACCCGAAACTTATCGATGTCCGTAGTTACAATGACGAGATTGCCGCAAAAGAGGATCTCACAAAAGGGAGGGTGTCCGCAGTCGTCGTCGTCCCTTCCGACATCTCCAATGACCATGCTGTCCGCCTGTACGTGGACAGTTCGGACTCCGTCACCCCCGCGCTTGTCGAGTCCGCAGTCATGAAAGTCCTCGCAAGACTCCATGCAGACAATCCGGTCATGGTCAACAAAATTTACGGGGATATCAGGTATATCCAGTTTTTTGGTGTGGGGGTCATCATGATGGCTATCTTCACGTCAACCATGTTCGGAGGAGGGATTGCGTTGATCCGTGACCGCGAAGCAGGTATCCACGAGGGGTACCTGGTCACACCGGTCCAGCGGACGAGCATCATAGCAGGCATCATTTCCAGCGGGACCATCCGGGCATTCATCGCCGGTTTTGCCATCTTCTTCATCGATATCCTCATCACGGGAATCGTGATCCACAGCATCGGGCAGTTCCTTCTGGCAATGCTGGTCATCCTTATTGCCTGCATCGGGGTTACCAGTCTTGTGGTCTCGTTTGCCTCGCGGTTCTCCGCACAGCAGGAATATGCCTCCGTCGTCGCATTCCTCAACCTGATCCTGTTCATGACCTCAGGTGCCTTCTACCCGGTCATCGGTATGCCGGACTGGCTGCGATGGGTAACCGTGATCAATCCTGAATATTATGGCGTTGACGCACTCAGGGGGATCATACTCAGGGGACAGGGGATTGACGTGATCGGTATCGACCTCATCGCACTATTGCTGTTCTCCGGCGCGATGTTTATCCTCGGGATTGCAACGTACCGTCGAACACTGGAATGA
- a CDS encoding CorA family divalent cation transporter, whose protein sequence is MKMHDSQQTTSSSVTVPLSFCILLHPEGRIERLVDLKVEEYFSAVRDASIAWIDCSIHDEDKEIEKLAQLAGFTKVPVPKLTHGFYSAYEDYDTELGIMLPSVTVKGEKMTIHPLFVLIRDNLVLTVHSDQINRLLRFSRYAQQFFKRVAAENTPDKITLTLERIIDENNDRNFEYLREIEMHGDAISKSLIEEKVAKKKVAHDIYRMKHVLIDYLNVLWATKDVVDSLRYGDADLITNDEKLLGRIGILSDNIDRHIELSEQMSNVLSSGLEVMQSIYNNQLQTMNNRFALVTAYLTVLGTAALVPNTIATIAGSGVMEGTMAAQWWYIPMLVATTVIATLVSLLWVVHVWKRREDD, encoded by the coding sequence ATGAAGATGCATGACAGCCAGCAGACAACGTCAAGCTCCGTCACGGTTCCGTTAAGCTTCTGTATCCTTCTTCACCCAGAAGGCAGGATTGAGAGACTGGTAGACCTGAAAGTCGAAGAATACTTTTCTGCAGTGAGGGACGCAAGCATCGCATGGATCGACTGCAGCATCCATGACGAGGACAAGGAGATCGAGAAGCTGGCCCAGCTGGCCGGCTTCACGAAAGTCCCGGTCCCCAAACTGACCCACGGGTTCTATTCTGCGTACGAGGATTACGATACGGAGTTGGGCATCATGCTGCCATCGGTCACGGTCAAGGGCGAGAAGATGACCATCCACCCGTTGTTTGTCCTGATCCGTGACAACCTCGTCCTCACTGTCCACTCCGACCAGATCAACCGGCTGTTGCGGTTCTCGCGTTATGCCCAACAATTCTTCAAGCGGGTGGCTGCTGAGAACACCCCGGACAAGATCACTCTCACGCTCGAACGGATCATTGATGAGAACAATGACCGCAACTTCGAGTATTTACGCGAGATCGAGATGCACGGGGATGCTATCAGCAAGTCCCTGATTGAAGAGAAGGTTGCCAAGAAGAAAGTTGCCCATGACATTTACCGGATGAAACACGTCCTCATCGATTACTTAAACGTCCTCTGGGCGACAAAGGACGTGGTTGATTCGCTGCGGTACGGTGATGCCGATCTCATAACGAACGATGAGAAACTCCTGGGGAGGATAGGAATCCTCTCGGATAATATCGACCGTCATATCGAACTCTCCGAACAGATGTCCAACGTGCTCTCCTCCGGGCTTGAAGTGATGCAGAGCATCTACAACAACCAGCTCCAGACCATGAACAACCGCTTTGCTCTCGTAACTGCATACCTGACGGTCCTCGGCACAGCAGCTCTGGTCCCGAATACCATCGCAACTATAGCCGGCAGCGGGGTTATGGAGGGGACCATGGCTGCCCAGTGGTGGTATATTCCCATGCTGGTCGCAACAACGGTAATCGCAACGCTCGTCTCCCTGCTCTGGGTTGTCCACGTCTGGAAACGGCGGGAAGACGACTGA